In Scheffersomyces stipitis CBS 6054 chromosome 7, complete sequence, the DNA window ACCAATCTAAGGAAGCAAACAGTTAAACAGTTTACACTTCAATAATTCGCCTTAGTATTATATACggaatggctgcaaaatgtAACAATTTTCTCCAGCAACCATACAGTAATTTCCTGACAATATTCGTAGCCCCCTTAATAAGTTCATTCTCTGTAGATCTGCGTTGGCTTAAAAATTAAGGCAAGTAGAGACTGGTAGACTTCACATTCTCTTGCAAAACCACCTCAATTTTAGCAAAAGAATGCGCTTgcctttgaagaaaaagcaCTGAAGAGACGAATTATGGCGCCAACAAATGACAAAATTTGCACTAACTGGTGATAAATTAATTAGTGTGCAATTTAGACTTTCACAAATAAATCATTCGCGATCTGAATACTAATGAATAGATATAAAACAGAAATCATTCGTAAACCCTATATCATAAACTCAAAATTCTATGATCTGACTCATGTGATTTTAAGAAGAGTGAATTCTTTCAATGAGGGATCATAATTTTACGTTAGGGCTCATAGGTTTTGCACGTGGAGCATAGTTTTGAAAACTGGAGCAATATGAGAGACCTAAATCAGTGAAGGGGACCTAAACCAGAGAGCGAAAGTTATACCAAGTGCTACATTTATATTAGAGGGTACTCAAAGGGATATGTATTGTGATTCAAGAAAGTACTACTGCAGGCTCTCATTTTAAGGGGGCAACCTTTATAAACCTACTGGTTATATTTTACTAAGTTGTGATACATTGGAGTTAGTCTATAATATATTGATCAACTATAATTCCTTATATCCTTTTTGTCATTTTGCCTAAACAATTGTATGAGGACACAAAGAACAGCAAATTAACTCAACTGCTTTACTTATTTCTCTTAGACTTATTAATTCATAAGCGGTACTCATTTATGAATAATTCTGAAGCTGCCATGCTCTTTAGCTCCTTGTTTGCTCAACTACTTGATACCTCTCTCAATCTCAAAGTACTGAAACTGCTTATGGACATCTTTTCCCCCCTTCTTTGCTTGTTATTCTGTGATGTGGTatactttttcttctctttaGTAGGAATGATCCAGCTATCCAGCGCTTCGTTTACTTTCAGGTTGATGCTAACTCGTTTCAGATTGCTGTCTCCTTCCTTGTCTACTACTCCTAGGTCATTCTACTCTTGACAGAATCTACCTCTTCTGCAGGATTTGACTAGTTTAAGACCGCATCGCCCGACATGGTTTTCCATCATGAAGAGCCTTCCTGGCTATGTTGTGGATTTCCGTGCCATTTCTGTCCATACCATGCCGTAACAGTCCACTTCCTTTAAGAATGAAATGATGCCGACTTAGTCCAAGCAACTCTGGCTCCAGCAAGGTCGTTGTCTTGCGgaacttttcaagtttctaCAGCCTACAACAAGCTGACTATCCGACCAGGTTATTGGTGAAATTTTACAATACCTGAATCTTACAAGAATTATACTCCTCAGTTTAACGTGGTAAAATATCATTGGATATGGAAAGGAGTTATCCCTGCCAGGCATCTAGCAAAGGACTATAAATAAGCTCGATATATTGCAATGTTTAGAATATGTAATTggacttcattatcaacaGTTCAAAAATAATTATTATTAAGAATACAATGCCTAATTTTCAAGATGACTTACTTAAGGCGCGTCAACATTATTGCTAACCTCAGATTTTACGAACTGGATTGCAATTTTCCTCATAGAGATAAATTGTTTGCATAGAAATTTTTAATCATTCTGAGAATTTTGACCTTATCTAGATATTAGCTTGGCTTCGGTTCATTGGAAAGGTATCTGATTTTTTTGCGAAtcaattttcaaagaaCAAAAGGATTGGTTGTTGACATTGAGGTAATTCTGGGTTTGCTTCATTAAATTAGCACGACGTGGAAGATCTCATTCAAAATCCTATGACTTGTACTTCCGTTGAACTCAAAACAAATTCCCGAGTTGATGTTCAGAATAGAATTTTGTTTGAAAACAAGATTTCCCTAAGGCACGAGAATACAATTTTAATTTAGGAAATAATGCAATTTGTGTAGTTGCACATATTCCAATATTTACTGGTATGCTCTTCTTTTGACATTGCGTCTAATTTTCCATATTCCTCCAATcctgctcttcttctcgaAGGAAACATAGGGATAAGGTACTGGAATAATGTTACTCTTCGCCGATTGGGAGCTGATTTGTTTGATGAGAAGTGTCAGGTTTAAGATTTCTGAACTAGGAATTTCCCCTTCACCTCTGACCAAATATACTGTGTAGCCATGTTCTATGAGAGACTTGATCTTATCAGAATTTTGACATGGCATGTACATGTTCAAATAGTTGAGCGTTCGATTTATACTATGGATCATGGATAGCCCCATATATAGAATTCCCTGTGAGTCGTTTCCCCCTACTATAGCAACGAACTGTGAAGAATTTAGATAAAGTGGAAGAGTATTGTGTAGTGTTGAAGGATGTCTGTAGTTCTTAATTGTATGATGGACTTCAGCATCGACAAGATAGACCCCCACGATAGTGGAGTCCATCATTAATACGATATCCTCGTAGTTGAAGTCTTTACCTACATCGAAGTTTAACATTGTGAATGAGCTAACACCAGTAAATGTTTCCACAGAGTTCACAGTCTCATAGGATATACGAAAGGGTGAACTGTCTAGTATATGGCCATTGAAGTCAAACTTTTCtgcttcaagttgatggaaataTAATAGttttgaaaagtttctGATTTGTGATGGAGAATATTTGGaagtattgaaaattcCAGGTAATATATCCAAATTCTGGTAATGCAAATTCTGAAGTATTTCTAAATTATCAGGATGGTCTTTATCCAAAGAACTCGTTAGTAGCAATAGGAAGTCAGGGTTGACAATTTGTGTCACTTCCATCAAAATTTCCTTTCCGTAGCCTCTTATCCATCCTGGGGTATTAATGACAAGATGGTTTCCTTTCAAAGCATGTAACTTCCTGTAAGACTTGATTAGTGACTTTATAATCCTTATGTACTGCTTCGGTTCATGAATAGGAGACGAGAAGCCGAAATAATGCTCCACGgtattttcaattgaacacgaagaagaagatggaagacACATTCCGAAAACAGGTTTAGTTATTTCTCTTAGTGATAATGAATATGGATAAGAAAATTCTGGTTGTCCTGGATCTAACTCCAAGTACGAGACTGGCGAATCTCCTCTTAATAACAAAGTGTTAAGAATAGCCTTTGAAGCTGTAGACTTGCCACTATTCTTATTTCCGATGATCATTATTACTTTTGGAAGCTGTTGCTTGTTCATGCTGTGTCCCAATCTTTCTATTGTTGCAGACCACGGCCTATCCAAATATAAAGCATTGAAACCTCTATCTCTAAGTATAATCTCGAAAGAATATCTGAAAAATAATTTCTCATAATCTCCGATTTCATCGCTTTCATCAAAAATTAGTTTGCTGTACAATAGTCTCTTGAACGGTGAGTAATACTCTCCAATGTTTTCGGCACCTGTATGAAAATTTCGTAGCACAATTACAGATTTATAATCACTATTGAACAAATGTGAGTTCTCGGGTGTCATTGTATCCTGAATTCCAATGGAACGGTCCAAAACTTGTGTACTTGAAATAACAGGCAAAGATTGTGATGCTGGAGCAAATATTTTATAGTAAATGGGTTCTGCAAACATATAATGATGATTGTTCATCAAAACAGCACCTCTTTGGACATTTAGTTCACATTGACCATTTAGTACGACGAACTCGTTAACTTTCAAACCAATTATCACTTCATCTTCCCCAAATATAAGATTTTCTGAACTTGGAATGAACCTTGAATGTGAAATCAGATTTGAAGGTTTGTAAGATACTTTGGGTGCCGAAGAAGCACGGATAGAATTTGTATCTACAATAGTAGGAATTTCAGCCTCTTCATCAGATGAATTCAATTCATATCTTACTATGTCAGTATCCTCTccatcttcagcttcatGAAATATCGACGCAATCGATGAAGTATCCTTTAATGCAGCATAGGCACTCATTTGATGGTGAAGATGACCAGCCTTGATTGTTCTTCACATCTTTCCTAATTTTCAATGAGAAAACATGGCGTGCATACAACGAGATGACATCTTCCAGGAAATTAGCGTAGTTGATGGCATACCTGTGTATAAGATTTGATTACCATCTTTCATACGACTCTCCTTGCTTGCACTTTTGATCTTCGTATTCAAAAATTGTACCCAGAAAGAATTAGAAATTGCGATAATAAAATAAGGTAGTATTTACATCATAGTGCTCCAGGTATTTTTCCGGAAAATTTCGGTAATGTAAAGCCTTAATTGCATTCAAATAGATAATAAATACACAGCCTGAAGAGTTGCGTGTTACTTGTATGTAACTTTAGCAACCAGATATTTATCCGCATATTCGGAAAAATTTTATAACCAGTTAATCCAGACAGAAAGAACAATAATATATGCTTATCCATAACGTAGTCAGATATTTACATGGAAGTAGGGTTAGTTTATAGGCATGAATGTTTTCGCCTTTAAGATGCCATACGTAAGATAGAACAAAGAATACTCTCATAGGTATACAGAAAGACTACCTTTCTCTCCTGATGACAGCTGTCAACAGAGCTGTTGAATAAATAAGGCATTATTCATTTATAATTTAAGTATGAAGGGGGTTGGAAAAGCGACAGCAAGAATCATTGGCAGCCGTTGGCTAGTGGTGTGATGAAAATAGAGCATTTTGGGGAGTAGTCACAAAAATTTGGTCAGTTACAATGTTGGACCAGGTGATACCTTCATATAATTCAATTTGTCCACACTCTGAATGCTCTCATCTCGTTATTTTCTGCACTCCAAATAGGAAAGTAGTGATGCGAGAACGCGGAGTTCATTAGTGCAGAAGGGCAATTATGCCCCGAAACTTTTTTCTTAGTCGTCGTAGTACCTGGAATATTTAAACCTACGTAATTGTCTGAATTGCAGATATTCAATATTACACTAAAAGTCTTTCTAAAGATTGTAACGCATTTACCCTTTCTTTAAAAATGAATATTGAATTagaagctgctgttgaGGAAATTGTCAAGCAATTCGCTATTGACAAGGATTTCCTTGTCGAAGCAACTAAACATTTTCACGAATCCATGAGCGCTGGTTTAGCAACTTCTACCCCAACTAGAGATTACATGCCTATGATTCCAACTTATGTAACTGGAATTCCAacaggaaaagaaaagggATTGTACTTGGCCGCAGACTTGGGTGGTACCAACTTTAGAGTATGCTCCATCCACTTGGGTGGTGACCACACATTTGAAATGAAGCAGTCCAAGTACAAGATTCCTGTGGATTTGATGCAAGGTGAAGATGCCACTGCCGATGGTTTGTTCAACTATTTGGCAGAAAAGGTAAAAACTTTCTTGGACCAGCATCACAATGAACATGCTGAACAGTTGAAATTGGGCTTTACCTTTTCTTTCCCAGTGAACCAAACTGCCTTGAATAGAGGAACATTGATTCGTTGGACCAAGGGTTTTGATTTGCCTGATTGTGTAGACAAGGATGTCGTCGAATTATTGCAGAAGCATATGGAATTGTTAGGTGTCAAGGTTCATGTTGCTGCTTTGGCAAATGATACTGTTGGTACCTTATTGTCTAGAGCATACTCTAATGATATTTCCAAGACAAATTCCAATACCGTTGTTGGTGCCATCTTTGGCACAGGAACGAACGGAGCTTACTTTGAAACTTTGAAAAACAttccaaagttgaagaaggaagataTACCTGAAGGAGCCAAGGGTATGGTGATTAACACTGAGTGGGGTTCGTTCGACaatacattgaagattttgcCTTGTACCAAGTACGATAAACTTGTTGACGATGAGACTGCAAACGTCGGCTATCACTtatttgaaaagagaatcaGCGGTATGTTTTTGGGTGAATTGTTGAGAGTTGCCTTAATGGATTTATTCGACCGTGGCTTGATCTTCCAGGAATTGTACAAGGCTAGAGGTGGTACCTTGCCCCACAGAATTTTCGAACCATGGCTTATTTCTGCAGAGGTGTTATCTTATTTACAAATTGATGATTCCACTGACTTGAAGATGTCAGAATTGGTCTTGGAAAACCACTTGAGATTGCCAAccaacaaagaagaaaggctTGTTATTCAGAAATTGACTCAGTCAATTTCACATAGGGCTGCATATCTTTCAGCTATTCCATTGGCATCAATTGTTGCTCGTGTTCAGGATCAATATAAGGATGACGATAGAGATTTCGAATTTGGTTGCGATGGTTCCGTTGTTGAGTTCTATCCTGGCTTCAGATCAAAGATTTTGGAAGCAGTTGCTTTGATTGACCCATTGAAAGGTTCTTCGAAAAAGATCCACCTCAGAATTGCCAAGGATGGAAGTGGAGTCGGAGCAGCATTGTGTGCAAGTGTCTCCTAATTCATCTAATAATGAAACATTACGACTTCTTGTATGAGCCATATCTCTATCTAAAAGCAAATGCATATTTTCTAGTTTGTAATTTTTATAAATGTTTGACTTCGTACAATTATTGTAAGATATAGCTCATTTTTGGGCTTGTACTCCAAAGAGAGGTGAACTTTTTTTAGTACTATTTTAGTACGcactatttttcaatcaTTTTGAATCGATTAGTTGTTTTCCGTGTCAGAAGCGATAGAATGAACTGGAAACTATATTTGCTATCAGTCGCTCCATTTGTGCATTTCAGCCAGGGTCTTTTGCCAGAATTAGAGATCGAGCCAGAATTGTCTAATAATGAACAGAACGTTTCGCCGTTGTCCTTACcaaatttgttgaatatcCAAAAGCTAACAGAACTTCAtgaaaattggaatatTTTGGGAGAAGTTCGACTTGACACCGGTCGTCTATTAATTGAAAATACTGGTGGTATCTGGTCCATTCCTTATCTTGAAGGTACTAAGGATTGGACCGTTGAATTAGTATTCAGATCTACTGGAAGTGGCACGAGTGATTTACAATTCAGTGCAACGAATGGATTATCATTTTGGTTAATTAACCCAGATAATTCCTTGCCAATCAGCTCTCAAAATGTTGATAATTTTGGGGGACCATCTGAGTACGATGGATTCCAATTCCTAGTAAATAACCAGGATATAAATGGACTAAAGATATTCAATAATGATGGCAGTAAAAGAGTAGACAATaagttggagaaatcgGTTGGAAGCTGTGCCTTTAATTTCTTGGATTCGCTGATTCCATTCACTATGAGAGTATCTTATTCAGAGCCAAAGAAATGGTTCAAAGTTCAAATAGATAACGAATTGTGTTTTAAGACAGATCAAATTGTTTTTCCTAATGATATTAGCAACTTTGTACTCGGAATCACTGGCTCTGTGGATAAATCTTCTAAAGAAATATTCGAGATTTTGAGATTGGAAGTTTGGAATCATTTGACCAATGATGCAATCGATGATCACGGCTTGATGTCTGAGGGACAAGTGCATGTTACTGTTGCTTCAACCCCTGAAGAGGTAGTCCCGTCAAGAATAGTAAGGGAATCCCTATtagaaagaaatagaaagCACCGTGAAGAGATACAGAGACAGATTCAGGAGGATAACAACTCGTTAAAAGATGTGCATCAAAAGTTAGATCATCTTGAAATTATTCTCGAGACTTTAGAGAAGAGTGTGTCATATGATACGAAGAGCATAGATTCGCagattcaagaattgaagctTGTGCAGAATGAACAGAGGAAGATAGTGTCAGAACTTGGcaagaatcttgaaaattttgagCAGACAATAACCCAACAATATAGTCAGATGTTGGGTGCCTTTTCCAAACTAAATGAAAAGGTAATTGGTGAAGTAAGGGAGCAGCATTACGGCATGGAGGAATTAAGCAGAAAAGTGGATTTATTGATGTCAAACCACAGAGAGATTTCAGATCAGTACAAGCATCAAAACGCCCATACAATTGAAAGCAGAGAAGATATGTCCAACCTAATTAATTCGGTtgtcaagttcttcttaATACCAGTGGTAATAGCTCTCATTGCACTTACTATTTTTGTCTACAAAGTCAAACATGAAATTAAACACTCAAAGTTGCTTTGAAAGAAGGACATATCCGTATATAATTATTCTTCATTTAGTAGTCTTTGAGTCACTGCcaaaatctacaatttaGATAAACTTGATGATTTAATCAACAACAATCACTTCGCTCTTAGAGTCTTTTCGTAATTTTGCTTCTCTGCTTGGAGATTCTGCTCTGTCTTCAGatacttctgaagatggcGAGTCGAAGTGAGATGCCGAATTCCTAACTGAGGTTTTTCTGGATAAAGAGGGAGCAGCCGGTTGGGCCAAATCCGAAATGGAACCATTTCCAGAGTCACCTGAGTTATCCTTCTTCGGAGATCTCGACGATACCACACTCAATTTCTCTTCAGATAATAGGgtattcaactttttcttaTTCGGAGAAGTAGACCTCTTCAATGAATTAGGTTCAGCCTTTTTTGGAGTGATAGG includes these proteins:
- a CDS encoding predicted protein, coding for MSAYAALKDTSSIASIFHEAEDGEDTDIVRYELNSSDEEAEIPTIVDTNSIRASSAPKVSYKPSNSISHSRFIPSSENLIFGEDEVIIGLKVNEFVVLNGQCELNVQRGAVLMNNHHYMFAEPIYYKIFAPASQSLPVISSTQVLDRSIGIQDTMTPENSHLFNSDYKSVIVLRNFHTGAENIGEYYSPFKRLLYSKLIFDESDEIGDYEKLFFRYSFEIILRDRGFNALYLDRPWSATIERLGHSMNKQQLPKVIMIIGNKNSGKSTASKAILNTLLLRGDSPVSYLELDPGQPEFSYPYSLSLREITKPVFGMCLPSSSSCSIENTVEHYFGFSSPIHEPKQYIRIIKSLIKSYRKLHALKGNHLVINTPGWIRGYGKEILMEVTQIVNPDFLLLLTSSLDKDHPDNLEILQNLHYQNLDILPGIFNTSKYSPSQIRNFSKLLYFHQLEAEKFDFNGHILDSSPFRISYETVNSVETFTGVSSFTMLNFDVGKDFNYEDIVLMMDSTIVGVYLVDAEVHHTIKNYRHPSTLHNTLPLYLNSSQFVAIVGGNDSQGILYMGLSMIHSINRTLNYLNMYMPCQNSDKIKSLIEHGYTVYLVRGEGEIPSSEILNSTLLIKQISSQSAKSNIIPVPYPYVSFEKKSRIGGIWKIRRNVKRRAYQ
- a CDS encoding predicted protein (go_component membrane), translated to MNWKLYLLSVAPFVHFSQGLLPELEIEPELSNNEQNVSPLSLPNLLNIQKLTELHENWNILGEVRLDTGRLLIENTGGIWSIPYLEGTKDWTVELVFRSTGSGTSDLQFSATNGLSFWLINPDNSLPISSQNVDNFGGPSEYDGFQFLVNNQDINGLKIFNNDGSKRVDNKLEKSVGSCAFNFLDSSIPFTMRVSYSEPKKWFKVQIDNELCFKTDQIVFPNDISNFVLGITGSVDKSSKEIFEILRLEVWNHLTNDAIDDHGLMSEGQVHVTVASTPEEVVPSRIVRESLLERNRKHREEIQRQIQEDNNSLKDVHQKLDHLEIILETLEKSVSYDTKSIDSQIQELKLVQNEQRKIVSELGKNLENFEQTITQQYSQMLGAFSKLNEKVIGEVREQHYGMEELSRKVDLLMSNHREISDQYKHQNAHTIESREDMSNLINSVVKFFLIPVVIALIALTIFVYKVKHEIKHSKLL
- the GLK1 gene encoding Glucokinase (go_function hexokinase activity; ATP binding~go_process glycolysis), whose protein sequence is MNIELEAAVEEIVKQFAIDKDFLVEATKHFHESMSAGLATSTPTRDYMPMIPTYVTGIPTGKEKGLYLAADLGGTNFRVCSIHLGGDHTFEMKQSKYKIPVDLMQGEDATADGLFNYLAEKVKTFLDQHHNEHAEQLKLGFTFSFPVNQTALNRGTLIRWTKGFDLPDCVDKDVVELLQKHMELLGVKVHVAALANDTVGTLLSRAYSNDISKTNSNTVVGAIFGTGTNGAYFETLKNIPKLKKEDIPEGAKGMVINTEWGSFDNTLKILPCTKYDKLVDDETANVGYHLFEKRISGMFLGELLRVALMDLFDRGLIFQELYKARGGTLPHRIFEPWLISAEVLSYLQIDDSTDLKMSELVLENHLRLPTNKEERLVIQKLTQSISHRAAYLSAIPLASIVARVQDQYKDDDRDFEFGCDGSVVEFYPGFRSKILEAVALIDPLKGSSKKIHLRIAKDGSGVGAALCASVS